TGTTTTAAATATGAAATATTTTTTTTGGAAGTTTTTTTTTAGTTTTGTTTGTGTGTACACGCTGGCCGGAAGGTAGCATTTTTTCCAGTTAGATGTTATGGTCATTTTTGTTTTTCACAGTTTTAATACCTTTAAATTTTTTACCGACAAAAGAGTGAGGGAATTTTTTACCAATTGGAGTTTTACCTTCTCCCCCTCCGTGGGAGTGGTCACAGGCATTCATTGCTGCTCCTCTGACTTTGGGTCTTCTACCTATTATTTTATTATCTCCGGCTTTAGTTTTGGATAGTCCAAATAGTGGGTCTGAAAACCCGTAAGAAACATAACAAGCATTTTCTAAAACTTTCAAGGAATTGGAGGGTAGTTTGATCGTACTTGTGTTTCCTGACATTTTAATTATAATAGAAAAACTTTTAACCGCTAAGCACATGGTGGCTTTGGTAGTTGGTTTTTTTTCTATGTTGTAGATTTTGTCGCCTATAGTGTAATTTTGTAAAATATTAACGTCCCCATAATCCTTCCCCGAAGCCCCAAAGAACATAACAAAATTTTTAGAAGTTTTTGTATAAGGTTTTAGGATATACCTAATTTCGCCTTTTTTGCCTCCGTGTAAATTCACACATTTTATAATAGCGGAACTTTTATACTCGTATAAAAATTCAACATCATACAACATAAAATAACAATCTAAACCCGTAAAATGGTTAAAATAGTTTACATCGGTCGGTATATAAAATTTTGATGTTCCCTTTTTTCTGTGTCTTGTTATAATATGCCCTGTATTGTTTTTACCTAATTTTTTTTTCCAATATATCCTAAAAATGACCATAAAATTATATGTAAGTTAGTGTACAATATTTAAACTTTTTGTTGGGTGTTTTAAAATTTCGTTATAAAGCAACGGATTAGACAAGAAAACAG
The sequence above is drawn from the Theileria equi strain WA gcontig_1105316255047 apicoplast, whole genome shotgun sequence genome and encodes:
- a CDS encoding ribosomal protein L2, putative (encoded by transcript BEWA_050920A), whose protein sequence is MVIFRIYWKKKLGKNNTGHIITRHRKKGTSKFYIPTDVNYFNHFTGLDCYFMLYDVEFLYEYKSSAIIKCVNLHGGKKGEIRYILKPYTKTSKNFVMFFGASGKDYGDVNILQNYTIGDKIYNIEKKPTTKATMCLAVKSFSIIIKMSGNTSTIKLPSNSLKVLENACYVSYGFSDPLFGLSKTKAGDNKIIGRRPKVRGAAMNACDHSHGGGEGKTPIGKKFPHSFVGKKFKGIKTVKNKNDHNI